Below is a window of Oceanispirochaeta sp. DNA.
GAATTGAAAAAACCAGACATATTCGGTAAAAGCTCAGGATTTTCAGCGATAGTTCTCCACTGAAAATCAATCTAACATATAAAAACATGGTATTTCCTTTGGTGAAGCCCATAAAAGGTTACTTGCTGAGTGGCTTTTATTGTATTATAAAAGAAGTTTTTCCTTCTCTTATAAAACAACACCATCTATCTTTTTCCTATTAATCTGAACCCCGAAAGGGTCTCCCTTCGATTTACCGGTAATCGGACATGCAATAAGTAAGACAGTTTTCCTGTTATATTTTGAGAGAGATAAAACGAGGGCTACCCTTTTGCCTGCTTGTTCATGGCCGGACAATGGAGTGAAATTTAACTAAATCAAATCCTGCATGACCTCTCGCCCTCAATGGGCTCGAATATCGATATTCTTACCAAAATCTGGTATACTAATTTTATGAGTACACAAGA
It encodes the following:
- a CDS encoding type II toxin-antitoxin system PemK/MazF family toxin, which codes for MSGHEQAGKRVALVLSLSKYNRKTVLLIACPITGKSKGDPFGVQINRKKIDGVVL